A single genomic interval of Vibrio gallicus harbors:
- a CDS encoding methylated-DNA--[protein]-cysteine S-methyltransferase: MHYFTTFASRLGSITAQCSDKGITGIWFEQHTTKPQLPGQSSDDHPYLQDTKHQLTQYFANQRRHFDLPLDLQGTAFQLQIWEQLTCIPFGETRTYKQLAEAINNPQSVRAVGAANGKNPISIIVPCHRVIGVNRTLTGYAGGIERKQALLELEGITVKQ; encoded by the coding sequence ATGCACTATTTCACCACTTTCGCATCGCGCCTTGGGAGCATAACTGCACAATGCAGCGATAAAGGGATAACCGGTATATGGTTTGAACAGCACACCACCAAACCACAGCTACCGGGTCAATCCAGTGATGACCATCCTTATCTACAAGATACCAAGCACCAGCTTACACAATACTTTGCCAACCAAAGGCGCCATTTTGATTTGCCACTAGACCTGCAAGGTACAGCGTTTCAATTACAGATATGGGAGCAACTCACGTGCATACCATTTGGTGAAACCCGCACTTATAAGCAGTTAGCAGAAGCAATTAATAACCCTCAATCGGTGCGCGCAGTGGGTGCTGCAAATGGAAAAAACCCGATCTCTATTATTGTTCCATGCCACAGGGTAATTGGAGTAAATCGAACCCTGACCGGATACGCGGGAGGAATAGAGCGCAAGCAAGCGCTGCTTGAATTGGAAGGTATCACCGTTAAACAATAA
- a CDS encoding DNA-3-methyladenine glycosylase 2, with protein MAWQKHTQFIPVRGHLDWPWMLEFYAKRAIDRFEQISDTAYYRSGVLNGQGYQFCISKAKSNTLLLECELENSDTLPLLIKRVTEMFDLDCNTDTVEHYLSGIEPQLVHRKGVRILGVWSLWEAGVRAILGQQVSVVAAIKHLNNLVENVNPEGHDFPTPQQVSNTDISFLRMPQSRKQTLTHFAQFMCDNPDSKPEDWLVIKGIGPWTVQYAQLRGQRLKDTLLEGDLFVKKMRIHYPNLSQQSVSPYGSYATLHLWNQ; from the coding sequence ATGGCATGGCAAAAGCACACTCAATTTATACCCGTTCGCGGACACTTAGACTGGCCATGGATGCTTGAATTTTATGCTAAGCGAGCCATCGATCGCTTTGAACAAATTAGCGATACAGCGTACTACCGCAGTGGTGTATTAAATGGTCAAGGCTATCAATTTTGTATTTCAAAGGCAAAAAGCAACACTCTATTGCTAGAGTGTGAATTAGAAAATAGCGATACCCTACCCTTATTGATTAAGCGCGTTACTGAAATGTTTGACCTAGATTGTAATACCGATACGGTCGAACACTATTTGAGTGGTATTGAACCTCAGCTTGTCCACCGTAAAGGGGTGCGTATTCTGGGTGTATGGAGTTTATGGGAGGCGGGAGTACGCGCTATTTTAGGGCAACAGGTTTCGGTCGTTGCAGCTATCAAGCACCTCAATAATCTGGTAGAGAATGTCAATCCAGAAGGTCATGACTTCCCCACCCCGCAACAAGTATCAAATACCGATATCAGTTTTTTACGAATGCCGCAAAGCCGCAAGCAAACCCTAACGCACTTTGCGCAATTTATGTGTGATAATCCAGATTCCAAGCCAGAGGATTGGCTAGTGATTAAAGGCATTGGCCCTTGGACTGTTCAGTACGCTCAACTGCGTGGACAAAGGCTAAAAGACACCTTACTCGAGGGGGATCTGTTCGTTAAAAAGATGCGTATCCACTACCCTAACTTATCGCAGCAAAGCGTGTCACCCTACGGCAGTTATGCCACCCTACATCTGTGGAATCAATAA
- a CDS encoding porin family protein, whose product MNKYHIAALLPLALLSASAYSATSNSFYMGIGDVGFSPENDDTNTFSDPSFIIGGGQSFNDYVSMEGFFRYAESKDNARTYERNYYQLGMSVVVSSGELGDTPLEVFGRTSAIATFIKDHDTTNGERTDTGDTNGGVFTVGAGLQWNINADYWARAEYIYGYATTGLGAYDEDYDGLQLSIGLDF is encoded by the coding sequence ATGAATAAGTACCACATAGCCGCCTTATTGCCTCTCGCTTTACTCTCTGCATCAGCATATTCAGCTACCAGTAACTCATTTTATATGGGAATTGGTGATGTTGGGTTTTCTCCTGAAAATGACGATACCAATACCTTTTCTGACCCGAGCTTTATCATTGGCGGCGGGCAATCATTTAACGACTATGTGAGCATGGAAGGTTTTTTCCGATATGCCGAATCCAAAGATAATGCTCGGACCTATGAAAGAAACTACTACCAGCTCGGTATGTCTGTAGTTGTAAGCTCTGGTGAGTTAGGAGATACCCCGCTAGAGGTATTTGGACGTACCAGTGCCATTGCAACCTTTATAAAAGACCATGACACTACCAATGGAGAGCGTACTGATACTGGCGATACCAACGGTGGCGTATTCACAGTGGGCGCGGGCTTACAATGGAATATCAATGCCGATTATTGGGCGCGAGCGGAATACATCTACGGCTACGCCACTACCGGGCTAGGTGCATACGATGAAGACTACGACGGATTACAGCTCTCTATTGGCTTAGATTTCTAG
- a CDS encoding DUF1244 domain-containing protein — MTKAKHEQLSQAEQDQLDAAVFRRLLKHLDNNKDVQNIDLMILAGFCRNCFSKWYTAEAKEKGLDLDIDDARMRVYGMTYDEWKQNHQLPATPEQLAAFEAKQK, encoded by the coding sequence TTGACAAAAGCAAAGCATGAGCAGCTTTCCCAAGCCGAGCAGGATCAGCTGGACGCTGCGGTATTTCGCCGTCTGCTAAAGCATTTAGACAACAATAAAGATGTGCAGAATATTGATTTGATGATCTTGGCAGGATTCTGTCGCAACTGCTTTAGCAAGTGGTACACCGCAGAAGCGAAAGAGAAAGGATTGGATCTGGATATCGATGATGCACGTATGCGTGTTTATGGCATGACATATGATGAGTGGAAGCAGAACCACCAGTTGCCAGCAACCCCAGAGCAACTTGCCGCATTTGAGGCAAAGCAAAAATAA
- a CDS encoding PLP-dependent cysteine synthase family protein produces the protein MSSHQHCDLSWINRAVQIIESDYQRSADTHLIKLDNHAFDGVDIYLKDESTHPTGSLKHRLARSLFLYALCNGWIGENTPVIESSSGSTAVSEAYFARLLGLPFIAVMPKSTAKSKIQQIEFYGGKAHLVDRSDQIYAESHRLAKELNGHYMDQFTYAERATDWRGNNNIANSIFDQMKLECHPIPSWIVMSPGTGGTSATIGRFIRYQQYSTKLCVVDPEHSVFFDYYQSGDANITLNRGSHIEGIGRPRVEPSFIPGVVDDMIKVADAHSIVTMQWLHQHLGRRVGPSTGTNLYGVFMLAKQMVERGEKGSIVTLLCDSGERYLDTYYNPQWVSETIGDISESRNHLQQLLS, from the coding sequence ATGAGCTCTCATCAACATTGCGACCTTTCATGGATCAACCGCGCGGTACAGATCATTGAATCTGATTACCAACGCAGTGCCGACACCCACTTAATTAAGTTAGATAACCACGCCTTTGACGGCGTAGATATCTATCTTAAAGATGAGAGCACTCACCCAACAGGCTCCCTTAAGCATCGCTTAGCGCGTTCTTTGTTTCTCTATGCCTTGTGTAATGGTTGGATTGGTGAAAATACCCCAGTTATTGAATCATCATCGGGCAGTACTGCGGTATCTGAGGCCTACTTTGCGCGCCTACTCGGGCTACCCTTTATTGCGGTAATGCCCAAAAGCACTGCTAAGAGTAAGATCCAACAGATCGAATTTTACGGTGGTAAAGCACACCTTGTTGATCGCTCAGACCAAATTTATGCCGAGTCACACCGCCTTGCCAAGGAGTTAAACGGCCACTATATGGACCAGTTTACCTATGCTGAGCGCGCTACCGATTGGCGTGGAAACAATAATATTGCCAATTCGATATTCGATCAGATGAAGCTTGAGTGTCACCCTATCCCGAGCTGGATTGTAATGAGCCCCGGTACAGGTGGCACATCAGCAACCATTGGGCGATTTATTCGCTATCAACAGTATTCCACCAAGCTGTGTGTGGTTGATCCTGAGCATTCGGTTTTCTTCGATTACTATCAAAGCGGTGACGCAAATATCACCCTAAATAGAGGCAGCCATATTGAAGGCATTGGGAGACCTAGAGTTGAACCAAGTTTTATTCCTGGCGTAGTGGATGACATGATTAAGGTTGCTGATGCTCACTCAATTGTGACTATGCAATGGCTACATCAGCACCTCGGTCGTCGGGTTGGGCCTTCAACTGGCACCAATCTTTATGGGGTATTTATGTTAGCCAAACAGATGGTTGAGCGCGGAGAAAAAGGCTCTATCGTTACCCTGTTGTGTGACAGTGGCGAGCGTTATCTCGATACCTATTACAACCCGCAATGGGTGAGCGAAACCATAGGTGATATCAGTGAGAGTCGTAACCACTTGCAACAACTACTAAGCTAG
- a CDS encoding Lrp/AsnC family transcriptional regulator codes for MMTKLDAIDKHLLTLLQQDATLSLAELAESVNLTTTPCWKRLKRMEQEGVINKRVALLNPESLGLNFTAFVLIKTSDHSHEWYQHFAKTVSEFEQVMEFYRMAGEYDYMLRVLVSDMQSFDGFYKELVNSISGISNVTSTFAMESIKYTTELPLTAL; via the coding sequence ATGATGACAAAGTTGGATGCAATAGATAAACACCTTCTTACCCTGCTGCAGCAAGATGCTACCTTGTCGCTGGCTGAATTAGCAGAATCGGTAAACCTGACCACAACACCATGTTGGAAGCGCTTAAAGCGTATGGAGCAAGAAGGGGTAATAAATAAGCGAGTGGCGCTGTTAAACCCTGAATCGCTAGGCCTGAACTTCACCGCATTCGTATTGATAAAAACCTCGGATCATTCTCATGAGTGGTATCAACACTTTGCCAAAACCGTATCGGAGTTTGAGCAGGTGATGGAGTTTTATCGTATGGCGGGTGAGTATGATTATATGCTGAGGGTGCTAGTTAGCGATATGCAAAGCTTTGATGGGTTCTATAAAGAGTTAGTGAACTCGATTTCTGGGATCTCTAATGTGACTTCTACATTTGCCATGGAATCGATCAAGTATACGACGGAATTACCGCTGACTGCGCTGTAG
- the putP gene encoding sodium/proline symporter PutP has product MIYLQFGLYLALMLGIGYYSMRKTHNNQDFIIGGRSLGPVTSAISAGASDMSGWLLLGLPGAVFASGLVEGVWIAAGLTLGAYLNWLIVAPRLRIATEVTSTVTIPSFLAKRFEDNSGVIKTVSTLVILFFFTLYVASGLKGGTLLFAHSFGVSEEVALYVTAFVVVSYTFLGGYLAVCWTDLIQGILMLAALTACLILGYTAISGADVVISEVKPEAFKFSTSFITGASLMAWGLGYFGQPHILARFIGIDSVKSIPKARRVGITWMVLSLVISIAIALIGIGYDAIHPLSSVSGEGGNPERIFLALTEVLFHPVFAGFILAAVLAAVMSTADSQLLVLTSSLTEDLSIFSKLDEKKKAWISRGGVVAFAILALVIASNDSGSILAMVGYAWGGFGAAFGPLMILALCWKGTTKAGAIAGMIVGAVTIFVVKNYVSIEGEYFYELMPAFILAFISIVVVSKVTKAPSQATLQKLNF; this is encoded by the coding sequence ATGATCTATTTACAATTTGGCCTCTACCTTGCTCTCATGCTCGGGATTGGCTACTACTCAATGCGTAAAACCCACAACAACCAAGACTTTATTATTGGTGGACGCTCATTAGGCCCTGTTACTTCGGCTATCAGTGCAGGTGCATCCGATATGAGTGGTTGGCTATTGCTTGGCCTACCCGGTGCCGTTTTTGCCAGTGGTCTGGTTGAAGGGGTATGGATTGCCGCAGGTCTCACCTTAGGTGCTTATCTAAACTGGTTGATTGTTGCACCTCGCTTACGCATCGCAACCGAGGTAACAAGTACCGTAACCATACCAAGCTTTCTCGCTAAGCGTTTTGAAGATAATTCAGGCGTAATCAAGACGGTTTCTACCCTGGTTATCCTGTTCTTCTTTACCCTATATGTTGCATCTGGCTTGAAGGGCGGCACGCTATTATTTGCCCACAGCTTTGGTGTTTCCGAAGAAGTGGCACTCTATGTAACCGCATTTGTGGTGGTCTCTTATACCTTCCTCGGCGGATATTTAGCAGTATGTTGGACTGACCTAATTCAAGGTATTCTAATGCTGGCGGCGCTCACCGCTTGTTTGATCCTTGGCTATACCGCTATTTCAGGTGCTGATGTAGTGATCAGTGAAGTCAAACCTGAGGCGTTTAAGTTCTCCACCAGCTTTATCACTGGAGCCTCATTAATGGCTTGGGGTTTGGGCTACTTTGGTCAGCCACATATTCTAGCGCGCTTTATCGGTATCGATAGTGTAAAAAGTATCCCTAAAGCGCGACGCGTTGGTATTACTTGGATGGTATTGTCACTGGTTATCTCAATTGCTATCGCCCTTATCGGTATCGGTTACGACGCTATTCACCCGCTTAGCAGTGTATCAGGTGAAGGTGGTAACCCAGAGCGCATCTTCCTTGCGTTAACAGAGGTGCTATTCCACCCTGTATTTGCTGGGTTCATTCTTGCTGCTGTATTGGCTGCTGTCATGTCAACAGCCGATTCTCAGCTACTGGTTCTTACCTCTTCCCTTACCGAAGATCTCTCGATTTTCAGCAAGCTTGATGAGAAGAAGAAAGCATGGATTAGCCGTGGTGGCGTGGTTGCTTTTGCAATATTAGCTCTTGTTATCGCTAGCAATGACAGCGGCTCTATTCTGGCTATGGTTGGCTATGCATGGGGCGGCTTTGGGGCAGCGTTTGGTCCACTGATGATTCTAGCACTATGCTGGAAAGGCACCACCAAGGCTGGCGCTATTGCCGGTATGATTGTGGGTGCAGTTACCATCTTTGTGGTTAAGAACTACGTCTCTATTGAAGGTGAATACTTCTATGAGCTAATGCCAGCGTTTATCTTGGCGTTTATCTCAATTGTCGTAGTCAGTAAAGTGACTAAGGCGCCTTCACAGGCTACCTTACAAAAACTTAACTTCTAA
- the tesB gene encoding acyl-CoA thioesterase II: MSTPLNQLLALLQLEQLEQGLFRGESEHLGLPQVYGGQVIGQSLSAARYTVDNDRSVHSFHSYFLHRGDPTKPIIYDVENLRDGRSFSTRRVKAIQNGRPIFYLTASYNNEQPGFEHQNTMPEIKGPEHYASESELVAQIAHLLPEAMRKIFCGEKAIEVRPVTVVNPLKPQKEQPTQYLWVKANGDLPSNQLIHQYLLAYASDWGFLVTALHPHEVSLFTPKFQVATIDHSMWFHRPFKMDEWLLYAIESPTASNSRGLVRGEIYSQDGQLVASAVQEGVMRFK, translated from the coding sequence ATGAGTACACCACTAAATCAACTACTAGCTCTTCTTCAACTAGAGCAATTAGAGCAAGGTCTATTTCGTGGCGAGAGCGAACATCTAGGATTACCACAGGTATACGGTGGTCAGGTTATTGGACAATCCTTATCTGCGGCAAGGTATACCGTTGACAATGATCGCAGCGTTCACTCCTTTCATAGCTATTTTCTTCATCGAGGCGACCCTACTAAGCCTATTATTTACGATGTTGAGAACCTGCGTGACGGCCGAAGCTTTAGTACCCGCCGAGTGAAAGCGATTCAAAATGGACGCCCTATTTTTTATCTTACTGCGTCGTATAACAACGAACAGCCAGGGTTCGAGCACCAAAATACCATGCCCGAGATTAAGGGCCCTGAGCACTATGCTTCAGAGTCTGAACTCGTTGCACAGATTGCGCATCTTCTGCCAGAAGCCATGCGTAAAATATTCTGCGGCGAGAAAGCCATTGAGGTTCGCCCGGTTACGGTTGTTAACCCTCTTAAGCCTCAAAAAGAGCAACCAACTCAATATTTATGGGTTAAAGCAAATGGCGATCTGCCAAGCAATCAATTGATTCACCAATACCTGCTTGCTTACGCATCGGATTGGGGTTTTTTGGTTACTGCTTTGCATCCGCACGAAGTAAGCCTATTCACGCCTAAATTCCAAGTTGCTACTATCGACCACTCGATGTGGTTCCATCGACCATTTAAGATGGATGAATGGTTGCTATACGCCATCGAAAGCCCAACAGCCAGTAACTCGCGCGGTCTTGTTCGCGGCGAGATCTATAGCCAAGATGGGCAATTGGTAGCAAGCGCGGTTCAAGAAGGCGTAATGCGCTTTAAATAA
- a CDS encoding YbaY family lipoprotein, protein MMKKLLLIAVFGALMTGCVTEPAQKQEQPAAAQQSTATKQPVSNSELTKTAKQADKIDVTGNLSYRERIALPDNAVIKVTLEDVSLADAKAIVIDTQTYKANGKQVPLPFKVSYQESKINPQHIYNVRAQIFIGKKLAFTTDTAVHVITDFEQTHQTDLQLRSAR, encoded by the coding sequence ATGATGAAAAAATTGCTTTTAATCGCTGTATTTGGTGCGCTAATGACCGGTTGTGTAACGGAGCCGGCACAGAAGCAGGAGCAGCCAGCAGCGGCGCAACAATCAACAGCAACTAAGCAACCAGTCTCAAATTCAGAGTTGACTAAAACCGCTAAGCAGGCAGATAAGATAGATGTAACCGGCAACCTTTCGTATCGTGAGCGTATCGCGCTACCTGACAATGCGGTGATTAAGGTTACCCTTGAAGACGTATCTTTGGCAGATGCCAAAGCGATTGTTATTGATACCCAAACCTACAAAGCAAACGGTAAACAAGTACCATTACCTTTCAAGGTGAGCTATCAAGAATCTAAGATAAACCCGCAGCATATCTATAACGTGAGAGCGCAGATCTTTATTGGAAAAAAATTGGCCTTTACAACCGATACAGCCGTTCACGTAATTACCGACTTCGAACAAACCCATCAGACTGACCTTCAACTGCGAAGCGCGCGATAA
- a CDS encoding MGMT family protein encodes MHHFKLNVFAIVHQIPLGMVSTYGDIAKFSGYPGYARQVGHILSNLPEDTSLPWHRVINSKGEISLKGESLQRQKSRLIEEGVEFNSAGKVKLRQLRWQP; translated from the coding sequence ATGCATCATTTTAAGCTCAATGTCTTTGCAATTGTTCATCAAATCCCGCTAGGTATGGTAAGCACCTATGGCGATATAGCTAAGTTTTCGGGCTATCCGGGCTATGCGAGGCAGGTAGGCCATATTTTAAGTAACTTACCTGAAGACACATCCCTGCCATGGCATAGAGTCATAAATAGTAAAGGTGAAATATCTTTGAAGGGTGAATCGTTACAACGCCAGAAATCACGGCTTATTGAGGAAGGGGTTGAGTTTAATAGTGCGGGAAAAGTTAAGTTGCGCCAACTTCGCTGGCAACCTTAG
- a CDS encoding VP0952 family biofilm-associated protein, whose translation MVFSSIQFLVTTLLAIVCAQSIDITQGNVPVLALAIPALWMLSRSRASGMFLLIGLCMYGLTLPHQATALSISMWIIFPVLMVAFSRRSNTVVRLCVFGFFMFMQSGILYSQAKGVLPGEAIYTLLQIVSISMIWLAAVSWKTSPKHSWWALFLTIPLLLAGMAHAALISLTIVAIMASLENMVQQRSSWLKLQCWTLPTAAFVSLVAMPSGQVQSIILLVWLLILASIWMADYILRVNEELGE comes from the coding sequence ATGGTATTTTCATCAATTCAGTTTCTAGTTACCACATTATTAGCCATAGTTTGTGCGCAGTCTATCGACATTACGCAGGGAAATGTACCTGTGTTGGCATTGGCTATTCCAGCACTATGGATGCTTTCGCGCTCTCGTGCTTCAGGCATGTTTTTATTGATTGGCTTGTGCATGTATGGGCTGACACTACCACACCAAGCAACCGCTCTGTCTATTTCAATGTGGATTATCTTTCCAGTGTTAATGGTGGCCTTTTCGCGTCGTTCAAATACTGTGGTGCGTTTATGTGTGTTTGGCTTTTTTATGTTTATGCAGTCAGGCATTCTCTACAGCCAAGCAAAGGGTGTTTTACCCGGTGAGGCTATCTATACCTTATTACAGATAGTCAGTATTTCGATGATTTGGTTAGCGGCGGTATCTTGGAAAACATCACCAAAGCACAGCTGGTGGGCACTATTTTTAACCATACCCTTGCTACTTGCCGGTATGGCACACGCCGCATTAATCTCGTTAACCATAGTTGCAATCATGGCCTCCCTTGAGAATATGGTGCAACAACGCTCCAGTTGGTTGAAATTGCAATGTTGGACACTACCAACCGCCGCATTTGTTTCGCTGGTCGCAATGCCAAGTGGACAAGTACAGAGCATTATCTTGTTGGTTTGGCTTCTGATTTTGGCTTCAATCTGGATGGCAGACTACATATTGCGAGTAAATGAAGAGCTGGGCGAGTAA
- a CDS encoding RNA-guided endonuclease InsQ/TnpB family protein: MPVSAWLPSRFKMVGICDFSSFSTFSNDALFTCSAVNNGTSKKSHQHFPKFKVSYRVKKQHNDSYRSVNNNNCIRVENGTITLPKVGAVPIVLHRKLVSSIKTATVQYRHGKWEVSLTQEVVCDEAKKVLKSIAGYDINSKQTVVGSNGLTVDNPKYLKQAKQKLTRLQRQLSRKKKGSARWKKTKSRLNNLHGSIARKRMDFAHKTAHRIANESDIVVFEDLNVAGMQKFNGRMIADNIMGLISDLAKYKIELRGGIHHEIGRFERTTGVCSHCGQHNRLTLKDRHFTCISCGTFSDRDYSSAIAVQRIGESDLMANGTVVRLTRSTSTQQKSGVKTKVFALAKLSLGAEETEKAVCLTALEAQ, encoded by the coding sequence GATGCTTTATTCACTTGTTCAGCGGTAAACAATGGAACATCAAAGAAGTCCCACCAACACTTCCCAAAGTTTAAGGTTAGCTATCGAGTTAAGAAGCAACACAATGATAGCTACCGCTCAGTAAATAATAACAACTGCATTAGAGTTGAGAACGGCACTATTACTTTGCCAAAAGTTGGGGCTGTTCCTATTGTCTTGCACCGTAAGTTAGTTAGCTCAATTAAAACAGCGACAGTCCAATACCGACACGGGAAGTGGGAGGTTAGCCTCACACAAGAAGTGGTGTGTGACGAAGCGAAGAAGGTACTAAAAAGCATTGCGGGATACGACATCAACTCAAAGCAAACCGTTGTCGGATCTAATGGTTTAACGGTTGATAACCCGAAATACTTAAAACAAGCAAAGCAGAAACTAACTAGATTACAGCGACAGCTTTCTAGAAAAAAGAAAGGTTCTGCTCGCTGGAAGAAAACAAAATCCCGTCTAAATAATCTTCACGGTTCAATCGCTAGAAAACGAATGGACTTCGCACATAAAACCGCTCATCGGATAGCCAACGAAAGCGATATTGTAGTGTTTGAAGACCTAAATGTGGCGGGTATGCAAAAATTCAACGGCAGGATGATTGCTGACAACATCATGGGGCTTATATCTGACTTAGCGAAATACAAAATTGAGCTGAGAGGTGGTATACATCATGAGATTGGTCGGTTTGAACGCACAACGGGTGTGTGCTCACACTGCGGTCAACATAATAGATTGACGTTGAAAGACAGACATTTCACCTGCATTAGTTGCGGCACTTTTAGTGATCGAGACTATTCCTCTGCAATAGCAGTACAACGGATAGGTGAATCTGATTTAATGGCGAATGGAACTGTCGTCAGGTTGACTAGATCAACCAGCACTCAGCAGAAATCAGGCGTTAAAACGAAAGTCTTTGCATTGGCAAAGTTGTCTTTGGGAGCTGAGGAAACAGAAAAGGCAGTTTGCTTAACTGCCTTAGAAGCTCAGTGA